GCAAGAATATATTAGGTTGACTGTGAGCACAAACATCCCattccatcccatcccatcctcgTCTGGAATTCCGGGTGGGGGAGGTCTAAGGGCCTCTGTGGAGACCTCGAGCAGCCTGTTTTAGACTCTGGACTGACCCACTCCCCCATCTGGCCCCAGGAGACAAGATCCCTGGCTCTGCTGTGCTGATCTTTGACGTCTATGTCATCGATTTCCACAACCCTGCGGACCCAGTGGAAATCAAGACACTGTCCCGGCCCCTTGAGACCTGCAACGAGACTTCCAAGCTTGGGGACTTTGTTCGCTACCACTACAACTGCTCTCTACTGGATGGCACCAAGCTCTTCTCCTCGTGGGTCcggggcagggccagggctgggcaggtgggtgggctCAGGCATGGGGGCTCCTCCTAATAGCACCCCAACTCTTGCTCCCTCTGTAAGTTCCCATCTAAGCATGCACAGATGTGGAGAGCTTAAGGAGCTGAAATTCTTTACTCCGCAAGTGAAGGGAGGGTGAAGTTAGTACTAGGGGGAACAGCCATAACCATTTTATGGAGGGGAAACTGAAGCAGGGAGAGATGAGCCCTCAAGGCCACACTTTAGGGGCAGTGGCATGATGAGAAAGGTATTTCATGAAATGTCAGGCCCTGCTCTCTGCTGGGGCACCAGGAAGGGTGACTTGGGAATGGGCCTGGTGGGAAAGCATGGATGCTGACCTGGCAATCTGCTCTCCCCACAGCCACGACTATGGGGCTCCCCAGGAGGTGACACTGGGTGCCAACAAGGTGATCGAAGGCCTGGACACAGGCCTGCAGGGCATGTGTGTGGGAGAAAGGCGGCAGCTCGTGGTCCCTCCGCACCTGGCACATGGAGAGAGCGGAGGTGAGGGGCAGAGACTGGTCTGATCTGTGTTGTgtcccctctgcctctgcccacctTGGGCCTTGATGGCTGATGGGAAGAGTAAGGAAAGCTTCTAGATGGTTCTGAAACATCCCATGCCCCAGCAGGGGACACAGGCTTGTGAGCTGGGGGCACACTGGGCAGGCTTTGAAGCAGGGCCAATCCCTGGACTGACCGGAatgctttccttctctccttccctccagcccGGGGCGTCCCTGGCAGTGCTGTGCTGCTGTTTGAGGTGGAGCTGATGTCCCGGGAGGAGGGATTGCCCACAGGTTACCTGTTTGTGTGGCACGAGGACCCTCCTGCCAATCTGTTTGAGGACCTGGACCTCAACAAGGATGGCGAGGTCCCCGCAGAGGAGGTGGGGGCAGTACACTCACACTATCCTCTCTGTGCCATGTTCCTGCCCCTCTGCCAGTCACAGTGCTAAGCTCCCTTGTCCCTGCCTTCTCTCCTGGCACACATGCAGCCCATTCCCTCTGCTGCTGCCTACACCCCCTGTCCCAGCCCACTCGGGACTCCAGCaccagctctgctctcctgtcctcGCTGGCTGGCCTCCACAGTGGCTCAGGCGAGACCCTCACTCCTTCCACCCTGCCCTTGGCTCTCCTTTCCCCCAGTTCTCTGCCTTCATCAAGGCTCAAGTTGGTGAGGGCAAAGGACGCCTCATGCCTGGGCAGGACCCGGAGAAAACCATAGCAGACATGTTCCAGAACCAGGACCGCAACCAGGATGGCAAGATCACTGTTGAGGAGCTCAAGCTGAAGTCAGATGAAGACCAGGAGCGGGTCCATGAGGAGCTCTGACGGGCAGGGGCCTGGGCCTGGACCCAAATGCGAAGGCCCACTTCTGGGGGCACAGTGGGCAGTGGGGCTGACCTTCCAACAGGCACCCACTGCCCCTTTGCTGGGATGATGTCTGGGAGCATCTAAAAAGTGGTGAGGAGACACCAGTCTTCCCACTAGCCTGAGTAAAATCCCCAGCACGGACCTCTATTTGGTTTTTCTCTTCCAACCTCAAACCCCTTCTTTAAGGTTTAGGAGTTACAAAGCCAGTCTGGGGACTGGGGGAGTCTGGGGGTTGGATGGGGCCATTGCTAGCCCCTCACCCACACTTCCTCCTCCATGTCACCAGACACCAAGTGAGGCTGAGTGCTTTTATTTCCCCAAACACCCCTTTATCTGTACTTCTCACAGTCCCCAACCTCCCCACCACTCCACCTCCAGCCCCCATTCCTCTGTTGTGGCAGCTCCCCAGGAACATGAGCCAGGGCTGGTTGGACCCCCACAGCTGCCTTCCCTCAGCTCTGGCTGGCTCctagggaaagggggcagctCCAGTGTGGCTACCTGTCCCCCCCCCCCACTAAATCCAGTGGCAGCTGAGGTAACCCCGGGGTGCTGCAGGTCAGGGCTGGGTTCTGTGTCACCTTTGTCCTCAAAAGGCTGCTTTCTCTAAGGGactgagaaaaaggaagaatatgaAGGGAGGTGCAGTGAGAAAACCTACTTAGATGTGTCTTAGGGCTACAAAATTCTTGGTTCAGAGCTGAGACAGATTTGGAAGAGGGGCTCTGCGGTGAGAGGGGTGGGCAGAGCTCTGCACACCCTAAAGGCTAGACTGGTGTCAGATCCCTTTCTCCTTTGTGCCAAATAAAAGCCTAAACTAGAAGCCTCGGGGTGCAGTCTTTTGGTGGGGGGAGGCCCTTAGCCCCAAAGACGGGGGAGCAGGAGGAACAACGCAGGCTGCCTCCATGTCCCTAGGTCTTGGCCTCCTGCCTCTGGAGCTTCCTGCCTCCCTGAGGCCTAAACCAGGGTCCTCACCATGGAAAGGGACCCTGGTCtgctggagggagggtggggagtgggtgTCCAGGGGAGGGGGCCTgcaggggaggcatggggagatgATCCTGTCTCCTAACTGTCCCAGTTGAAAAGACAAGGTCCCTGACCTCAAATGCAATATACAAAGCTGAGGGGTTAAAAACTGCACAGGTCAGATTCTGCTCTTTATTCATATAGTTATTTCCAATTCTGTGGTATTCCCATCTTTACCCACTCCTGGCTTCTGGCCATTACCACCTGCCTGCTGCTTCTCCCTCTTGTCAGAGAGAAAGGTAACTTGAGTTCAAATCCCCAGTGGCTTAGGTAGGAGTTGCTTCGGCCACCAGTCAGGGCATCTGCTTTTACCTGCCCAGCTGGACTCTGGCCAGTGCAACGCAGGTGACCCAAGCCATCAGACGGCGATGGGGGAGGGGTGTTTGGGAGAGAAAATGATGGGACTGGACTCACCTACTGAACAGCCCCCACAAACACTGATTCCCTGCCCAGGCTCATGACCTCTCCCCAAGGCCAGTCACATATTCCCTGGATCCAAAGCCTCCAGAAGGCACATTAGGTTCTTACACTGGCTACAGATCCAGCCTAGATGGTCACCAAAACCTAACAGGACAGCCCTGAACTGAAGCCCATGTGGAGGTAGCACAATGCAGAAGAAAACGGCCAGCTCTGGTCAGAGACactcaaatcctggctctagCTCCTAGTTCTGGAGTTTGGGCAAGGTACTGAGCCATCTGTAAATGGGAACTACTTCCAGGGTTACTGGGAGGATCGATTAAATGCAAGTATCCATGTGCACAACAGGCATTCAATCAACACTCTTACTACCTTCCCCTTTAGATCTGTGGATAAAAACAAAGCTTTGGGGCATCCTCTGTAGGAGGGTAAGGGAATGAATTCTGAGAAAAGACAAGCTAGGAAAATGTCAGGGGAACTGGCTGGTCTACAGTTTTCTTCAAAAGGTTCCCTAGAGAGAATTCAGCCAGTTCTTGACCATCCAAGCCaacagggagggaagaagggaaagaaaatgaagaaagccCCATAATGCAAGACGTGAATCACTCCTCTTTCACTTGCCAGAGCGCCTTCTCCCTTCAGGCCCCTGGTCTCAACCCCCAGCAAGCCGTCCGTTTTAGTGGCCCTGGATCTAccagaggaggagaagaaaggaaggagaggagcCAAGGGCACCAGGGAAAATCTATACCCAAAAGGATCCCTTTGGGGATCCATAAAGAGGGGGTTCTGCAGACAGGGTGGGCCAGAGCCAATTGATACCCACTGAATTTCAAGTTTAACGGCTCCATCAGAATGAGGCCAAACCAGTCAAGGTAAGAAACACATCCTTCCATCTCTGCCTACCCAGCCTGATCCCCACACACATTTAGGCTGTGCCCAAAGGGTCTCCTGTGCAAATTTGGTGATCTTCAAACCATGTTCCACGGAGCCCTAGTGGCTTCTTGGAGGTTCCTGTGCCTCCAAGGCCAAAGGATACAGGCTCTGCCCTATACCCCCGAAATCAGAACAgccctattttttctttttttaaatttattttcatctatTTCACAGATCTGATTTGTTGGAAGAACACCTCCCCATGttcaaattttttgaaaaaagaatcCCTGGACTAGGTGATCCCTCGTGTTAACACCCTTTGTTCATTTAGAAGCCCCTCCCACCTGCAGGGTCTCCCTCACGCCTCTGGACTCAACAGAAGAAGCTgggaaagaaggagggagggacaggGGCCCAGCAGCTTGTGGCTGCCCTGGACTTTTCTCTGCACACACAGGGATGTGCAGTGTTGACAGCTGGGCAACCTCCCGTTGAGGCTCCCCTTCTCATCACAGCCTGCAGGGCCTGGCCCCGTAACTGCACACTCAGGAGCCCTGCATCTCCATCCAGTCCCCCTGTTCCAGGATGTGCTGCAGCAGCCCGTTGACCACATCCAGCGTCTCGTCCTTCTCCAGCACAATGTCAAAGGAGTCCAGGTAGCGCTCTCGCCGCTCCTCCACCTGCCCAGGAGGAGGGGAGACCAACATTCTCCAAAATGCCCTGCCTTCTGCCTCCCCCACTGCCTCTGACTCTCAAGCACCTGGGGCTGGGTGAGGAGGGCATTCAAGCTGCAACTCCCCGAGAGCAGTTCAAGGTTACAGGGACCTCCTCTTGGGAGTCCTGGATGGCAGTGGGCACCGGCTGCCACAATTAACCCTTGGGTCAATGTCAGAAGGacagtaacagaattaaaatctGAAAACAAGATGTTACCTCTAATCTGGACTGAATTTTCACAAAGTTTCAGCACCTGTTGGCTGAGGGTGAAGATTGCTGGCCTTTTAGCTTGATACTATAAGGTGCTCTTTTATGACCGTACTATTTTCACCCATCAGCCTTTGGTCTATTCTTATATTTTTTGTCTCTAAATTATAAACCCACATCCTGAATACTGACATCTTCCATCTCAATCATGCCTTATAGGTATGATTTAGGAGGACTGGTAATGAGCCCCACCACTTGCTAAACCCTATGTcactttgagcaagtcacttaacctctttgcttcagtttcctcatctgcaaatggtgtaATAGTCACTACTTCAGaaagttgttgtaaggattaggTGAGTTGATATGCCTGGCACAGGGTGAGCGCTAAGTAAGTGTACGCTCTGATAGCCTGATCTCTGAGCTCCTGTGTCAGGCCATATGGTGAGCACCCAGCCAGAATCCCCCGGTATCTCTTGTTTTCCTATGGGAAGGTGGCATACTCTCCTGGAGAATATGGCTTGTGTCTTACCTCTGTACCTCTAATATTTAATACAGTACCTAGCACACAGAAGGTGCTCATTAAACATTTGTTAACAGCGACTGCAGCAGTAAGCCATGAAGGGAGGAAGCCCTGATCCCCCACCTACCTTGTCATTTAAGAAGCCAATCTTGAGAATGTTCTCCACACCAGGAACCCCATCAGCCATAGTGAGGTCCCCCATGGAGTCTCCCAGCAGGAGGATGTTGGTTTTGCCCTGAAGCTGCTGGAAATATTCAGAGTTCTCACAAACGGAGCTGTTCttgttgtatgtgtgtatgagcTGTCCCTTGAATCCCTGTAGGAAACCCTAAGTAATCAAGATAAGAGACAGACAGAAGAGCTGCAGGGATTCATTTAGGACtaattttctactgtctctgtcACAGAGAAACAAGAATTCTGAAACCAGAGTTAATGCCAAAATCCCATTGTAGTCTTAAACTGGGGGTCAGCAAACTAGGGCctgtgggccagatttggcctatttttgtaaattaagTTTACTGGAACTCAGCCAGgcccatttgtttacattttgtctatggctgcttttataTGCAACAGGGTAGTTGTGACAAAGACCTTatagcccacaaagcctaaaatatttactagaaaAAGATTATAACCCCTGTTTTAAACCACCAGGAGCCATCAGATATTGTTGATCACCAATATGGGTGGAAGAATGAAGCCAGTGATACAAGCCCTGTCCAGGCTACACGTGTGATAACTCTTAGCCGTGGGCCATGTCCTAACCACAGGTCACAAGGATGAAAATTCCAGCTGCTGGTTTTAAGATGAAGTCAGAACATGGGTGAGTCAGAGTAGCCCACCTCTGGCTCTAGACAAGCAAATCTACGTCCAAGCCCTTAAGTACTGAGGATGATACATGACCATGACAGTGACACACGGCCTGGCTGACCCCTACATTAGTCTCTAGGGCAGAGAGATGATTGTCAGCCAAACACCAAAGAGTAGATCCTTCAAAAGTAACTATCTTTAGTGGGCAAAAGATACAACTAACTGCCTAAGGGCACAGAAGGCAGgatgccttcccttcccttccctccccaggtTAGGTGAACGGTTAGGGTGATGGGACCAGGCGGGTGGCTCCCACCCCTCTCCCATTCCCAGCCCAAATGAGATTTGGCTCACATCCTTATCAAAATCCATGTAGTTAGACACAATATGGATATTGGGGTGGAACACTGTCATCTGTCGGATGATTTCTTCCAGTATGTCACCAATGCCCGCAGAGAAGATGAAAAGGGGAATGTTGTTCTGGTACAGCATGCTGAAGAACGTCTTGTATCCCTCTCTGAAAAGACATGAATGGATTCTGAAATGGCCCTGCCTCTACGACTGTTATTGTCTATTTGggttatgtattttaaattttttcttagttttaaacatttaaagttGTGGTATAAAATAATATAGCACATAGTTCAAGTACACTAGTCTCAAGTGTTCAGCTCTATTAATATCTGCATATGTAGACACCCATGTAATTACTAACGAGATCAAGGTTCCCTCTTGTCCCTTCCCAGTCAATGCCATCCCTCCCTATTTTGACTTCCTATCACTACTGATTCGCTTTGCCTGTCTTTGAACTTCACATAAATGGGCCCATATTTTTTTGTTCCTGACATGTTTTGTTTGAGCAAAATACAACCAGGCAACTATCCTGGGGCAGCTTCACTGGGGAAACTCCCCAAACCCACCCAGCCCATACATGGATCTGCACGTCTCTACTCCTCGGTTTTTGTGAGGCTAGCTCTGTCTCTGGTTTGGACACACAACCCTTGAGGGCAGACACCCATGTTGCCTTCTTCCTTTCCCTATGCATCCCCAGCCCTTCTCCAGTAAAGAACACCTCAGCAGAGAGAGCTGCACTGTGAAGGCTGCCAGTGGTCAAAGTCCCAGGCCAACCAACTCCCATGGTGAACACCCAGTCACCATGGTGATCCCCAATTATTTTTACCATTGGGAAAAGTGAACTAGATGCTGTTTGTTCTAGGAGGTGAAGCCCTGGTCATATTCACACTCCATCCACTACCAGCAGGCTGCTCCCTAGGAAGTGCCCAAAGGTAGAAAATTCTTTAGCTGTATCCAGAGAGGAAAAGCAAGACCTTCTTCATGTCAGCTTATTTGTGGTGCCATGTCTCTTCTGCCTCTCCCAGCAGCAAACTCCCCTCTGTTCCTTCCCCACCCGTTCTGGGTGAATAAGTCAGTTTCAAGTGTTTTCCAGATCCAGAACCTTACCTAAGCATTGCATTGGACTCTCTAACCACCTGGGCTATCTGAAATTTCTGAATCTTCTGCTGACACAGGAGATCGTGCGCTTTGGTCCACCTGGAAACAACACCCCACAAAACCCCAAGTTCAGTCACTAAGTAGTGTCCTTTCCTTTTTCAGGGCCAAATCCCCCCTGGAAGTACTAATAGAGGTCTCGTCCTTTTTCTCAGGACCATTTCCTAAGGACTCTGGCTGCCCTTAAAAGGAAGAGGGTGAGAAAGCAACCCAGAAATAAGAGTTGTGGTCAGGGGAGGGGGTTAACCACTGACAAAGTGCTCTGAATCCCTTCCTCCAGGACCCCACCGTGGAGAACTGGGGCTCTGTCCAGTGATACTGGTTTCTATCAGAGGGTTGTCTTCCCAAAGTACTTATTCCCCCAAACCAAGGGGCTTCTAAGACATTACAAAGATTCTCCATGGGCCCCGACTCTGACAGCAGCCACAAGCAGCCTCAGGTGGGTCTGGACAGTTTGTTCTAATAGATGGGCTAGTGGCGTTCAGTGAAGCACTCAGTATGGTAAGGGAGCCTTGTCATCTTGTCAAAGCTCAGGAGAAATATGCCCCCTCACGGACCAGTCCGTCACGACGGCCGCTATCACTGTCACGTACCATTCTACCATATGAGGCAACTTCTCTTTGATGGTCCGTTGTGGGTCAATCTCAATTGGGTAATAGTGATGAAGGAGGGCTTTGAGCTGGTACAACCAAATCAAGAAAAAAGCCATTAGTTCACATCAGGTTTCCCCAGTGAAGTCCTAcagtttcacatgagaaaaaaaaGCACCTAGAAGCCACAGCTTCATGTCCAGGAGTGATGGGACCTGCAGAGCCGGTCAGCCCTCTGCACCCAGCCTGAGAGAGTGTGGTCTTAGAACCAACAGCATCAAGCACTCTGGCCATCAGATGAGAGGGCCACTTTGATTTTGTTATTACTCGTTAGCTCAGTCCTCAGGGCTTAATCAGATAGAAGTGATTTAATGCTGTGGTTCCCCAAATGTGGCACACTTTCTCAGGTGGTAGGCAAGATTACTTTCAGGGGTACGTGGATATACATTTATCATTTTAGTACTTTCAGATTCACTTTAATgtatattagagaaaaaaaacctaGCACATCAAACTCATGCTTTCATAAAGatggtttctttcttttgtcaGTTAATTACCTTCATATTTTTCATAGCAGGAcaacttaaagaaaaatacttgGTGAAAGCCATGCACAGATGAGGCTAAAATCATGAAAGTGGAACTAGAACACTGGAGTTTGGGACACAACATGTCAGTGGATGCTCTATCACACTGTCAACATCAGGGGACCCACCTGCCAAGCATCTGCATGTGCCTCCTTGGCTATATTCCTTTCATATGCCAGGACCTTTGACCCTCTAGAGAGCCCACTTCTGGGATCATGTGCAACACAGGGTGAGTCAGTAACAGCGTCCAATAAAAATGGGAACTGACCAGGTAAAGAATTTTAGTTCTAGTATATGCATGgcctcaaaatattttaagacagaTGGAGTACACGACCATCAGTCCCAAAGAGGGTTCAACTCCAAAATCACACACTGAGATAGAGGCAGAAAGCTCTTGAAATAAATTAAGTTTCTCCACTTGAGTGTTTTTTTGGCTCTGAGGACATTTTTCTAAAAGTATAGGAGAACTAAACagaagaatataatttttttaaaaagaaaaaaattttcattcatAAACTTTGCTTTCTTCCTATTTTCAGGAGCCCATCAACTCCAAGAAtcttgtttttctcctcctttttttatCCTAGAGTGGGCATTCAAACCTACTGTCTTATTTGTGGATGCAGCTTTCTAGAAGTTGGTAAGATCAAGGATGTGAGGAACCAAAAACAGTGATGCCAAAGGCAATCAGTGGTGGAGCCAAAAGCTACTTTAAGCTAAAAGTGGCATCTccataccaactatacttcaatttaaaaaagaaagaaaggaaaataaataaacagaagtgGTATCTCCAGAGAGACAGGCTTTAGAAATTTAAGAGCTATCTATAATTCACCACCCATCTTGCTAACAAGTAATCATGAGAGTATGGAAAAGCTGACCAATACGATGGACCAACAGATAACTTAGTATGCAATTCAGTAAATTTCTTAATGAAGTTGAACTAAATATAGTTAATCAGCAGAAAGAACTCAGCAACATGTAGAGAAATGCAGCTCATATGGCTCTGCTCTGCCAAAAAAAAACACCAATGGAAAGAAGGTGGCATGCAGTAAAATGAACTCCAAGGTTACAgaatcattttataatatttgcAGGCATCATACGGAAATGGGAGTTAACCACATAATGATATTAATTCAGAAGTCTTTCTTGATACCTGTTGCCTTACCAAGAAAATTATACTATCAAGGAAAGAGCATAATGTAGTGGAAAGAATTCAGGACAGAATCAGATCTACCAGAAAACAAAGCTCTGCATCTTTCTGGGTAAGCTGCTCAACCTCTCCAAGCCTGTTTTCTCAGGTAAATGGAGACCATAAGGGTCCTGTCCACCTCGGGGAGTTGCAGGACGGTTAAATCGCAAATGCTGAAGTCTCTTGTAAATACCGTAGCTAACATAAGCATAACATCAATATTCCAACTATCAGTCATTGTACGTCTTGGCCAATAAGGAAAAGCTGTCCTCGTCTCTTAAGACTAGGTCCACCTGAGGATAGCAACAACCTTTACAAAATTCATCTTCTTAGGTCTCTATCCTGCAATATTTAGTCCTAACCAAGAACCATTTGAAGTAGTATATGACAGCCATTTCTCAGCAAAGAAAGGGTGTGACCTACCTCTTTCTGGCACTCCTCACTGATGATCCTGCTATTATCCAGAATATCTGCAAAAACACAAAATTCCTTTTACTTGCCCCTTATAAGCTATCACCTTGTCAAGCTCAACAAAGCAAGCTCATATGTAACTTACTGTAAGAAGAAGGACACCGCTTTCCGTTATATGCAAACCTGCTCAAGGTCatgtcaaaatcagaaatgaccTAAAATGCAAAAGAGATGATGCCTAGACAGGCTCCTTCTAGTGTGCAGCCTGTAGCCTGGGGGGATAATGTGGAAGTCAATACAGCTCAGTGCCCAGCCTGTGGGAAAGCCCTTGGGGGTGTTAGGAAGGGctagagagggaaggaagaactAGTCCTAGTTGGTACACTGTGCTAACCCTAAGGAGAGGCCCAGCCTCTTGCAGTGGGGACTGAAGAGTCCGGACCGCTTTGACTCTTGCCATTGCACCCATCTCAATGCCCAGGGAGGGCGGGCTTCCTAAGGTGCCTCCACCTTTATGACCCATCTCTACACCTGAAACTTCTTGGGGAGCCCACTGACCTGGCCTAGTGTGGACAGTGAGGCCCCAGGAACTGGTGTGGGTACTTTCTGCCTAATTAGAGGAAGCAGCAGGACATCGCTGAGAAATCTGAAAGCCAGGTTTTCAGGCAGATGGGCTCTTCCCAAGGTAAAACGGGCTTACCGACCTGTCTGCCCTCAGGCCGCTAGCCGTTTCCAGGGGTCAGGGGCAGAGAGCTGGCAGGTGTCCGCGGCAACGCGGTAAGGCCGTCTGGGCAGCTTTGCACCCCAGCCGCCCCCCACCCCGGCCCGGCCCGCCCTCCCTCGCCCCCGGTACCTGCAAGCGGTCTGCCCCGCCTCGGCGGAGGGCGCCCACGATCTCCAGCACCCGCCCGGGCTGCCGCATCAGGACCGTGGCCTTCAGCAGGGTGCGCACCTGTCTCGAGACCGAGAGAACCGCTGACCCCGGAACCGCCCTGGACCCACGGGGAGCCCGGGGCTCACAGGCTGGGCCGGAGCGCAGGGGGCGGCGCGGGGGCTCCGGACGGGCCCGGGGCGGCTACCGCCAGACGCTTCCTCCCGCCTCACCTCCTCCGCCATGGCGCCGGTGGCCTGGTCGGCGGCGCCGGGACGACCGCTCCGCGGCGCACTGCGCAGGCGTCGCCTCCCGGGCGGGGCGGGAGCCGCCGGCGGCCTCCTAGGCGCCCACCGGTGGTGACCGGAGTCGAGGGCTCTATGCTGAGGAGGGTAAGGGTCCCAAGGAGTTGCAGTTACTAGGTGCCCCCCTTCCTACAGCTAAAATCCTGGCAAGAGCGGTCATTTCCAGACGTGAAGTTTGTATGACAAAAAAGCCTCAGGATGGGAGAGAATCTGAAGGGGCCGTAGTGATTTCCGTTAAACATCCAGAAGGCGCTTCCTTAACTGGGCCCTCCCCacatcacagaagaaaatgagTGACTGAGCCACATCCAGAAGGCAGGACGGCCCGGGATAGCTGGGCCAGaatgaaatatactcagcctgaCTCCTTCCTTCTGCCTCCTCTGACTTGGTTTCCTTGAACTCAGTGTCTGGGGAGCCAGGTGCAGAGCAGGGGAAGGCGGATGGAAGGGAACAACGGGAACTGGAATTAATAAAACCTCTCCTGTGGTGTTGGTGGTCACAGTTCTGCTCCAGGGTCAAGGAcagagaagggggtggggggaggggagaagggaggagggctGGGATGGGAGAGAGTTCCAGAACATGAGAGCACAATCCTGCGAGTGACCTCACTGCGGGCCCAGGATTCTGGGACCTGGGCTCCCTGCTGGGCCCTACGTGAAAGACGTGGTAGGGAAAAGGAGTGACAGCGGGCTGAAGGGGCCCCCCACAACCCTCCCAGCACCCTAAGAGAGCAGCCTCTCTGCCGGTCCCAGGGTGCCATGGAGACGGACGGTGCGGCGGCCTCCACGCGTTCCCACCAGCCTCACATGGAGAGGAAAATGAGTGCGATGACCTGTGAGATCTTCAACGAGCTCAGGCTGGAGGGCAAGCTCTGTGACGTGGTCATCAAGGTCAATGGCTTTGAGTTCAACGCCCACAAGAACATCCTCTGTAGCTGCAGTTCCTACTTTAGGTATGACAGGGTGGCCAACTAAGCCCATAACGGGAATTGGGCTCTTTCTGAGACATTTTGGTTCACGTTTCCCACCCCATCATGTTTAGGGACACTGTCAAAGCTCTGGGCTCTTGCAGCCTGGCTCCTTTGTCTTCTGAAGAGGCACAACTAGGGCCGGAGCCTCCTCTCTGGCTTTCAACCAGCTATTGGTGGGCCAggtgctttttcttctttgattcccACCCAAACTAACCTTTGGGAAGGTTGGACACCTACACCTGATATCCTATTTAAACCTAGATGACAATGCCGTTTCAGCCACCCTTTACCCTTATCTCAGTGGACTATCTCAGAAACAGATTGGTAAAATAACAAGGATTGAGGAGatgaaaaggaggaagagggggaagaACCAGGAAGAATCAGAAGCGAAGGGGATTTGGGGCCAAAACCATTGTTACCTGGGAAGTGGAAGAGCTATTTTGTTCACGAGCTGAAAATGTTTGAACAATCAATTCCAATGAAGATGTGATAAATGCATCTCACCTATTGCTAAAAGTTCTCATTTTTATAGATCCACATCAGGTTCTACAAAAAGACCAGACagtgaatattttaagctttgtagGCCACAGTCTCTGTCACTGTCCTCCACTCCATTTTTATAGTGAaaaaacagccatagacaatactAAATGAAaggtatggctgtgttccaacaaaATGATTTATGGactctgaaatttgaatttatcTTCATTTCCAGGTGTCACAAAGTCTTTTGTTT
The sequence above is a segment of the Manis pentadactyla isolate mManPen7 chromosome 4, mManPen7.hap1, whole genome shotgun sequence genome. Coding sequences within it:
- the NT5C3B gene encoding 7-methylguanosine phosphate-specific 5'-nucleotidase isoform X1, translated to MAEEVRTLLKATVLMRQPGRVLEIVGALRRGGADRLQVISDFDMTLSRFAYNGKRCPSSYNILDNSRIISEECQKELKALLHHYYPIEIDPQRTIKEKLPHMVEWWTKAHDLLCQQKIQKFQIAQVVRESNAMLREGYKTFFSMLYQNNIPLFIFSAGIGDILEEIIRQMTVFHPNIHIVSNYMDFDKDGFLQGFKGQLIHTYNKNSSVCENSEYFQQLQGKTNILLLGDSMGDLTMADGVPGVENILKIGFLNDKVEERRERYLDSFDIVLEKDETLDVVNGLLQHILEQGDWMEMQGS
- the NT5C3B gene encoding 7-methylguanosine phosphate-specific 5'-nucleotidase isoform X2, which gives rise to MVEWWTKAHDLLCQQKIQKFQIAQVVRESNAMLREGYKTFFSMLYQNNIPLFIFSAGIGDILEEIIRQMTVFHPNIHIVSNYMDFDKDGFLQGFKGQLIHTYNKNSSVCENSEYFQQLQGKTNILLLGDSMGDLTMADGVPGVENILKIGFLNDKVEERRERYLDSFDIVLEKDETLDVVNGLLQHILEQGDWMEMQGS